A genomic stretch from Desulfolutivibrio sulfodismutans DSM 3696 includes:
- a CDS encoding tetratricopeptide repeat protein, translating to MTGKGRLLAAAVWAFWVCAAAVGAFAAGAQEQAAKDYAEAAKAMSSGDTAGASKALSRIIESGQTPPAILVTAYFSRGAIYHAKGNLDAALSDYDRAIGLRPDYGDVYANRGNARYAKGDKTGAVADFSKAVELSPFSALAFNNRGYFYLAEGDPIKATADFDRALNLSPKSPEILCNRGMARLLRDDPQGALLDFQAAIDISPQNAMAYRGRGLAYDALGQKDRGAADLSKSRELDPRLADPVPAKK from the coding sequence ATGACCGGGAAAGGCCGGCTTCTCGCAGCGGCGGTGTGGGCGTTTTGGGTGTGCGCGGCGGCCGTGGGGGCTTTTGCGGCCGGGGCCCAGGAGCAGGCGGCCAAGGACTATGCCGAGGCGGCCAAGGCCATGTCCTCGGGGGATACGGCCGGGGCCTCCAAGGCCCTGTCCCGGATCATCGAATCGGGCCAGACCCCGCCCGCCATCCTGGTCACGGCGTATTTCAGCCGGGGGGCCATCTATCACGCCAAGGGGAACCTGGATGCGGCCCTGTCCGATTACGACCGGGCCATCGGCCTGCGCCCGGACTATGGCGACGTCTACGCCAATCGGGGCAACGCGCGCTACGCCAAGGGAGACAAGACCGGGGCCGTGGCCGATTTCAGCAAGGCCGTGGAGCTTTCTCCCTTTTCGGCTTTGGCCTTCAACAACCGGGGCTATTTTTATCTGGCCGAGGGCGATCCGATAAAGGCCACGGCGGATTTCGACCGGGCCTTGAACCTTTCCCCCAAATCCCCGGAGATTTTGTGCAACCGGGGCATGGCCAGGCTTCTGCGCGACGACCCCCAGGGGGCGCTTCTGGATTTTCAGGCGGCCATCGACATCAGTCCGCAAAACGCCATGGCGTACAGGGGGCGGGGGCTGGCGTATGACGCGCTAGGGCAGAAGGACAGGGGGGCGGCCGATCTGTCGAAATCGAGGGAGCTTGACCCCCGGCTGGCCGACCCGGTTCCGGCGAAGAAGTAA
- a CDS encoding universal stress protein has product MKKIIVAVDGSELSDKALDRAIFEATRHGAEVLCVNVVEGLTFLAYKREEIPDAWERLMREPNKLLAEAAQKAEAAGVRLRTLAEAGRPAETIAKLARQEKADEIIVGSRGKNALDNMLLGSVSGRLVQIAPCTIVVVR; this is encoded by the coding sequence ATGAAAAAGATCATTGTGGCCGTGGACGGATCGGAACTGTCGGACAAGGCCCTGGACCGGGCCATCTTCGAGGCCACCCGCCACGGCGCCGAGGTGTTGTGCGTCAACGTGGTGGAGGGGCTGACCTTTCTGGCCTACAAGCGCGAGGAGATCCCCGACGCCTGGGAGCGGCTCATGCGCGAACCCAACAAGCTTTTGGCCGAGGCCGCCCAGAAGGCCGAGGCCGCCGGGGTCCGGCTGCGCACCCTGGCCGAGGCCGGACGCCCGGCCGAGACCATCGCCAAACTGGCCCGCCAGGAAAAGGCCGACGAGATCATCGTGGGCAGCCGGGGCAAAAACGCCCTGGACAATATGCTTTTGGGCAGCGTGTCCGGACGGCTGGTGCAGATCGCCCCGTGCACCATCGTGGTGGTGCGGTAA
- a CDS encoding TOBE domain-containing protein: protein MDTPSPLPPDPFPGHGDGPEAPRPGGAFFVPEGVKHLDTVDLERLTESFTRWAGASRRADSAASRRRVRLVYLVIRHTGARLGEVLAVDDRRDIDLGRGVMVFSAAHDDARREVRLSEALARELAAARDDPGLAPWRGRLLHLDQGFVRRKFYERATACGLQKDMANPSALRRSRAIELMRQGAPLLVVQKILGHSTPVLTASYLDFSEKDRRRIERRVLAAEARRKTSARNAFYGKVVRVRQGDVQSVVEMLTLGGHKLTSVITNASLSSLNIRPGTFLTAEIKAPWVVVTAGARPPATSAENVFCGQVEAVTTGELTGEVLVRLEDGTRLCSAVTAESVRALGLSPGDTAVASCNAFAVVLRAD from the coding sequence ATGGACACACCCTCCCCCCTGCCGCCCGATCCATTCCCAGGCCACGGCGACGGCCCGGAAGCTCCCCGCCCGGGAGGGGCTTTTTTCGTGCCCGAAGGCGTCAAGCACCTGGACACCGTGGACCTGGAACGGCTGACCGAGTCCTTCACCAGGTGGGCCGGGGCCTCCCGCCGGGCGGATTCGGCGGCCTCGCGCCGCCGGGTGCGCCTCGTCTATCTGGTCATCCGCCACACCGGGGCCAGGCTTGGCGAGGTGCTGGCCGTAGACGACCGCCGCGACATCGACCTGGGGCGCGGGGTCATGGTCTTTTCGGCCGCGCACGACGACGCCCGGCGCGAGGTGCGCCTGTCCGAGGCCCTGGCCCGGGAACTGGCCGCCGCCCGGGACGATCCCGGGCTGGCCCCCTGGCGTGGCCGCCTGTTGCACCTGGACCAGGGATTCGTGCGCCGCAAATTTTACGAGCGGGCCACGGCCTGCGGCCTGCAAAAAGACATGGCCAACCCCAGCGCCCTGCGTCGGTCCCGGGCCATCGAACTCATGCGCCAGGGCGCGCCGCTTCTGGTGGTGCAAAAAATCCTGGGGCATTCCACCCCGGTTTTGACTGCCTCATACCTGGATTTCTCCGAAAAAGACCGGCGGCGCATCGAACGCCGGGTGCTGGCCGCCGAGGCCAGGCGCAAGACCAGCGCCCGCAACGCCTTTTACGGCAAGGTGGTCCGGGTGCGCCAGGGCGATGTGCAGTCCGTGGTGGAAATGCTCACCCTGGGGGGCCATAAGCTGACCTCGGTGATCACCAACGCCAGCCTGTCCAGCCTGAACATCCGCCCCGGAACCTTTCTCACGGCAGAGATCAAGGCCCCCTGGGTGGTGGTCACGGCCGGGGCCAGGCCGCCCGCGACCAGCGCCGAAAACGTTTTTTGCGGGCAGGTGGAGGCCGTGACGACCGGAGAACTCACGGGCGAGGTGCTGGTGCGCCTGGAAGACGGCACGCGCCTGTGCTCGGCGGTCACGGCCGAAAGCGTGCGCGCCCTGGGGCTTTCGCCCGGGGATACGGCGGTCGCCTCATGCAACGCCTTTGCCGTGGTGCTGCGGGCCGACTGA
- a CDS encoding sulfite exporter TauE/SafE family protein — protein sequence MYFATAGIEVSPLVPPLVAMGISFFTSMAGVSGAFLLLPFQMSFLGFTNPSVSSTNQLFNIVAIPSGVYRYLREGRMVWPLTWAVIIGTLPGVLFGAWVRVAYLPDARQFKLFAAAVLGYIGFRMVRDLLTRNKTGQGKAEAEKRFQALVREHRRRAAQATQSGGEPLPAVRVLRFDASRIAYEFYGETYDVSTAGIFSLSLVVGIVGGVYGIGGGAIIAPFFVSIYGLPVYTVAGAALMGTFVTSIAGVTFYQAIAPFYPNMSVAPDWLLGLLFGLGGMMGMYLGARCQKFVPARVIKWMLAAVIAYTAGSYVLEFLR from the coding sequence ATGTACTTCGCAACCGCCGGCATCGAAGTGTCCCCCCTGGTTCCGCCGCTCGTGGCCATGGGCATCTCCTTTTTCACCTCCATGGCCGGGGTGTCCGGCGCCTTTTTGCTGTTGCCCTTCCAGATGTCCTTTTTGGGGTTCACCAACCCGTCGGTCAGCTCCACCAACCAGCTTTTCAACATCGTGGCCATCCCCAGCGGCGTCTACCGCTATTTGCGGGAGGGACGCATGGTCTGGCCGCTTACCTGGGCGGTGATCATCGGCACCCTGCCCGGGGTGCTCTTCGGAGCCTGGGTGCGGGTGGCGTATCTGCCCGACGCACGGCAGTTCAAGCTGTTTGCGGCGGCGGTCCTGGGCTACATCGGGTTTCGCATGGTGCGCGACCTGCTGACCCGGAACAAGACCGGCCAGGGCAAGGCCGAGGCCGAAAAGCGCTTCCAGGCCCTGGTGCGCGAACATCGGCGACGGGCGGCACAGGCCACCCAGTCCGGCGGGGAACCGCTCCCGGCCGTGAGGGTGCTGCGCTTCGACGCCTCGCGCATCGCCTATGAATTCTACGGCGAGACCTACGACGTCTCCACGGCGGGCATCTTCTCCCTGAGTCTTGTGGTGGGCATTGTGGGCGGGGTGTACGGCATCGGCGGCGGGGCCATCATCGCGCCGTTTTTCGTGTCCATCTACGGGCTGCCGGTCTACACCGTGGCCGGGGCGGCGCTCATGGGCACGTTCGTCACCTCCATCGCCGGGGTGACGTTCTATCAGGCCATCGCCCCGTTTTATCCGAACATGTCCGTGGCCCCGGACTGGCTCCTGGGGCTGCTTTTCGGCCTGGGCGGCATGATGGGCATGTACCTCGGGGCCAGATGCCAGAAGTTCGTCCCGGCCAGGGTCATCAAGTGGATGCTGGCGGCGGTCATCGCCTACACCGCCGGTTCCTATGTCCTGGAGTTTTTGCGCTAG
- a CDS encoding glycosyltransferase family 4 protein translates to MTDTLRTYIFLPPLRKPAGGLAVLLRLAAHLHRAGYPVALAPREITPDAVAELAPEVACVPFEELRLTPDDIWLVPEGWPNALTPGLAAKARCLVYCQNWAYLHNGLPAHVSWNNLPVSFLAVSDPVAGFIELATGRRPPILRPGIDLGLFRPGGEKPANEVCVAYMPRKNKALADQIFRLVQARQAQTGLPIRFTPIQDMTQAQVATALGQSHIFLAVGFPEGCPLPPLEAMASGCVVVGYAGLGGLDYMRPVPPTFAPSWPPLRPVPWGGNAFVTPDADVAQTVLALEAAARLVLDGGPALDAILGHAADCARAYGLDAQAEAVRRVWEEMG, encoded by the coding sequence GTGACCGACACCCTCCGCACCTACATCTTTCTGCCCCCCTTGCGCAAACCCGCCGGAGGGCTGGCCGTGCTGCTGCGGCTGGCCGCCCACCTGCACCGGGCCGGATACCCCGTGGCCCTGGCCCCCCGGGAAATCACGCCGGACGCCGTGGCCGAGTTGGCCCCGGAGGTGGCCTGCGTGCCCTTCGAGGAACTGCGCCTGACCCCGGACGACATCTGGCTGGTTCCCGAGGGCTGGCCCAACGCCCTGACCCCGGGGCTTGCGGCCAAGGCCCGCTGCCTGGTCTACTGCCAGAACTGGGCCTATCTGCATAACGGCCTGCCCGCCCACGTCTCCTGGAACAACCTGCCCGTGTCCTTTCTGGCCGTCTCCGACCCGGTGGCCGGGTTCATCGAACTGGCCACGGGCCGCCGTCCGCCCATCCTGCGGCCGGGCATCGATCTCGGGCTCTTCCGGCCCGGCGGGGAAAAACCCGCCAACGAGGTGTGCGTGGCCTACATGCCGCGCAAAAACAAGGCCCTGGCCGACCAGATCTTCCGCCTCGTCCAGGCGCGGCAGGCCCAGACCGGCCTGCCCATCCGCTTCACCCCGATCCAGGACATGACCCAGGCCCAGGTGGCCACGGCCCTTGGCCAAAGCCACATCTTCCTGGCCGTGGGCTTCCCCGAGGGCTGCCCCCTGCCGCCGCTTGAGGCCATGGCCAGCGGCTGCGTGGTGGTGGGCTACGCCGGACTGGGGGGGTTGGACTATATGCGCCCCGTTCCGCCGACCTTCGCCCCGTCCTGGCCGCCGCTTAGGCCCGTGCCGTGGGGGGGCAACGCCTTCGTCACCCCGGACGCCGACGTGGCCCAGACCGTGCTGGCCCTGGAGGCCGCCGCCCGCCTGGTGCTCGACGGCGGCCCGGCCCTGGACGCGATCCTGGGCCACGCGGCCGACTGCGCCCGGGCCTACGGCCTTGACGCCCAGGCCGAGGCCGTGCGGCGGGTGTGGGAGGAGATGGGATAG
- a CDS encoding ATP-dependent 6-phosphofructokinase, whose translation MGPEDVRIARLGESRVACPKACGRFVPDEPSVMAYITKRQIGEYGGEPVFFEEAGPRERIFFDPAKTKCAIVTVGGICPGINDVIRAIVMEAHHNYGVAATLGIRYGLRGFIPACRHDVMELTPDNVADIHEFGGTLLGSSRGPQPVDEIVDALERMNINFLVLLGGVGGMRAATSIVDEITARGLPIGVVGIPKTIDNDMRFVARTFGFVTAVEKATEAIACAHTEAVGAPYGIGLLKLMGRSSGFIAATAAMGLKHVNFVLIPEERFALHGPGGFLTALGDRLVKRGHAVVVAAEGAGQHLLPPTGEVDASGNPVLGDICGLLSREIKTYCQGLGLPITLKYIDPSYIIRSVPANVADAVYCGFLGQHAVHAGMAGKTGMLVSSMHDRYVHVPLALVSADRRRIDTDSEFWQAALDSTGQTRLAVAEEPASADSKE comes from the coding sequence ATCGGTCCCGAGGATGTCCGCATTGCGCGCCTTGGGGAATCCCGGGTGGCCTGCCCCAAGGCCTGCGGCCGGTTCGTGCCGGACGAACCGTCGGTCATGGCCTATATCACCAAACGCCAGATCGGGGAATACGGCGGCGAACCGGTCTTTTTCGAGGAGGCCGGTCCCCGGGAGCGCATCTTTTTCGATCCGGCCAAGACCAAGTGCGCCATCGTCACCGTGGGCGGCATCTGCCCGGGCATCAACGACGTCATCCGGGCCATCGTCATGGAGGCCCACCACAATTACGGCGTGGCCGCGACCCTGGGCATCCGCTACGGATTGCGCGGGTTCATCCCGGCCTGCCGCCACGACGTGATGGAACTGACCCCGGACAATGTGGCCGACATCCATGAATTCGGCGGCACCCTGCTCGGCTCCTCGCGCGGTCCCCAGCCCGTGGACGAGATCGTGGACGCCCTGGAGCGCATGAACATCAATTTCCTGGTGCTCCTGGGGGGGGTGGGCGGCATGCGTGCGGCCACGAGCATCGTGGACGAGATTACGGCCCGGGGCCTCCCCATCGGGGTGGTGGGCATCCCCAAGACCATCGACAACGACATGCGTTTCGTGGCCCGGACCTTCGGCTTCGTCACGGCCGTGGAGAAGGCCACCGAAGCAATCGCCTGCGCCCACACCGAGGCCGTTGGCGCGCCCTACGGCATCGGACTTTTGAAGCTCATGGGCCGCAGCTCCGGATTCATCGCGGCCACGGCGGCCATGGGCCTCAAACACGTCAACTTCGTGCTCATCCCCGAGGAGCGTTTCGCCCTGCACGGCCCGGGCGGGTTCCTCACGGCCCTGGGGGACCGGCTGGTCAAACGCGGACACGCCGTGGTTGTGGCCGCCGAGGGAGCGGGGCAGCATCTTTTGCCGCCGACCGGCGAGGTCGACGCCTCGGGGAACCCGGTTCTGGGCGACATCTGCGGCCTGCTTTCACGCGAGATCAAGACCTATTGCCAGGGCCTGGGCCTGCCCATCACCCTCAAATACATCGATCCCAGCTACATCATCCGTTCCGTCCCGGCCAATGTGGCCGATGCGGTGTATTGCGGCTTTTTGGGCCAGCACGCGGTGCATGCGGGCATGGCCGGAAAGACCGGCATGCTGGTGAGCTCCATGCACGACCGTTATGTGCATGTGCCCCTGGCCCTGGTCAGCGCCGACCGCCGTCGCATCGACACGGATTCCGAATTCTGGCAGGCCGCGCTCGATTCCACGGGCCAGACCCGGCTGGCCGTGGCCGAGGAACCGGCTTCGGCCGACAGCAAGGAGTGA
- the cobT gene encoding nicotinate-nucleotide--dimethylbenzimidazole phosphoribosyltransferase, with amino-acid sequence MPDTLSRTLAAIAPVDGTLRKKAMAHLDNLTKPRGSLGRLEETAARLYCIADGQAPGVDPARIFTCAGDHGVTAEGVSPFPQAVTRQMVANFLAGGAGVNALARTAGVGLTVVDAGCAGGEFAPHPSLVSAKVMPGTANLAEGPAMSAAQCQQAVETGIRLANAAAAEGARCLGMGEMGIGNTTPSTALFCAYLGFTPLEIAGPGAGLNPAGVRKKAEVVRKALWANDAAVSGGDALEILAALGGCEIAVLAGLVLGAAANRLPVVVDGFISTAAYVAAWKMHQDVADYAFFSHASAEHGHVMIMEALGARPLLHLDMRLGEGTGAAMAIFILRCAAAIFNDMATFEKAGVSGQAS; translated from the coding sequence ATGCCCGATACGTTAAGCCGCACCCTGGCCGCCATCGCGCCGGTGGACGGCACGCTTCGCAAAAAGGCCATGGCCCATCTGGACAACCTGACCAAACCCCGGGGCAGCCTGGGACGCCTGGAGGAGACGGCGGCCCGCCTGTATTGCATCGCCGACGGCCAAGCCCCGGGCGTGGACCCGGCCCGGATATTCACCTGCGCCGGGGACCACGGGGTGACGGCCGAGGGGGTCAGCCCCTTTCCCCAGGCGGTGACCCGGCAGATGGTGGCCAATTTCCTGGCTGGCGGGGCCGGGGTCAACGCCCTGGCCCGCACGGCCGGGGTGGGGCTGACGGTGGTGGATGCAGGCTGCGCGGGCGGCGAATTCGCCCCGCATCCGTCCCTGGTCTCGGCCAAGGTCATGCCCGGCACGGCCAATCTGGCCGAGGGCCCGGCCATGAGCGCGGCCCAGTGCCAGCAGGCCGTGGAGACGGGCATTCGCCTGGCCAACGCGGCGGCGGCCGAGGGCGCGCGCTGCCTGGGCATGGGGGAGATGGGCATTGGCAACACCACGCCGTCCACGGCCCTTTTTTGCGCCTATCTGGGATTTACGCCGCTTGAGATCGCCGGTCCCGGGGCGGGGCTTAATCCGGCCGGGGTGCGCAAAAAGGCCGAGGTGGTGCGCAAGGCCCTGTGGGCCAACGATGCCGCCGTGTCCGGCGGGGATGCACTGGAGATTCTGGCGGCGCTGGGCGGTTGCGAGATTGCGGTCCTGGCCGGGCTGGTGCTGGGCGCGGCGGCCAACCGGCTGCCTGTGGTGGTGGACGGGTTCATCTCCACGGCGGCCTACGTGGCGGCCTGGAAGATGCACCAGGATGTGGCGGACTATGCCTTTTTCAGCCACGCCTCGGCCGAGCACGGGCATGTGATGATCATGGAGGCTTTGGGGGCCCGGCCGCTTTTGCACCTGGACATGCGGCTGGGGGAGGGCACGGGCGCGGCCATGGCGATATTTATCTTGCGCTGCGCCGCCGCGATATTCAACGACATGGCGACGTTTGAAAAGGCCGGGGTCAGCGGCCAGGCCTCGTGA
- a CDS encoding flagellar brake protein, translated as MPSELFVRIVRSQEMNIAVGSKAVVEPQGVGERFASRFVGWSPHKYMVLSLPTVVTVRDHIYDGKKLVIRYMSCDGLVCGFETVVQGAVFTPQRIVLVDYPSKIAVHNIRKGKRVSVFFGGEITFADKKCACYILDISLDGCQIAMDTAHDCVSLLKIGDDVIVQFVLPGLEPVKYSLSGTLTRALDQKNEACRHFGLKFAPMPDSESKDLESYITDAERFMTSSCSLDK; from the coding sequence ATGCCGTCCGAGTTATTCGTGCGGATTGTACGAAGCCAGGAGATGAACATCGCCGTGGGATCGAAGGCCGTGGTCGAACCCCAGGGGGTGGGAGAACGGTTCGCCTCACGATTTGTCGGCTGGTCGCCGCACAAATACATGGTCCTAAGCCTGCCCACGGTCGTGACCGTGCGCGACCATATCTATGACGGCAAGAAACTGGTCATCAGGTACATGTCGTGCGATGGCTTGGTGTGTGGATTCGAGACGGTGGTGCAGGGCGCCGTTTTCACGCCGCAGCGGATCGTTCTCGTTGATTATCCAAGCAAGATTGCCGTCCACAACATTCGGAAAGGAAAACGCGTCAGCGTTTTCTTCGGCGGCGAAATCACCTTTGCCGATAAAAAATGCGCATGCTACATCTTGGACATCTCCCTGGATGGATGCCAGATCGCCATGGACACAGCCCATGACTGCGTCTCCCTACTCAAGATTGGCGACGACGTTATAGTGCAGTTCGTCTTGCCGGGACTGGAGCCGGTAAAATATTCCCTGTCCGGAACCCTGACCCGCGCACTGGACCAGAAAAACGAGGCATGCAGGCATTTCGGGCTGAAATTCGCCCCGATGCCGGACAGCGAATCAAAAGACCTGGAATCCTACATCACGGATGCCGAGAGATTCATGACCTCGTCCTGCTCCCTCGACAAATAA
- a CDS encoding ABC transporter ATP-binding protein/permease, with the protein MSAAKRRFLHDLWKLTKPYWKSEEKLKSGLLLVAIIGMSLGIVYLNVLFNEWNNLFYTSLQEKDVAAFFRLLGRFTILAVIFIIVAVYQIYLRQMLQIRWRRWLTERCTHRWLTPHNAYRLRFENGLTDNPDQRISEDIGQFVEQTLSLSLGFIESVVSLASFSVILWNLSGDIHLLNLPIPGSMLWAALLYAGAGSLLTHYIGRPLIRLNFLQQRYEADYRFNLVRVRENAEAIGLYGGEKQEADELSFRFRNVVMNWWDIMRRQKRLTWFSAGYSQAAVIFPFLVASPLYFSGSIQLGGLMQTASAFGHVQSALSWFIDAYTRLAAWKATVDRLTGFEAALENLAARRGEGLDREHDPAATGMHLHDLRLSLPHDGTLLSGTSFTLSPGERVMLTGPSGCGKSTLFRALGGLWPFAGGRLVMPENERILFLPQKPYLPITTLADAAAYPDAADRHGPETIAAALTDCGLSHLTSLLDEERHWDQTLSVGEQQRLSFARALLIAPRWLFCDEATSALDETSEKALYSLLVTRLPETAILSISHRPALAAFHHRVARFVPTGGAPAWRLETGMIAENPAVG; encoded by the coding sequence ATGTCCGCAGCCAAAAGGCGCTTTCTCCACGACCTGTGGAAACTCACAAAGCCCTATTGGAAGAGCGAGGAAAAGCTCAAATCCGGCTTGCTCCTCGTCGCCATTATCGGCATGAGCCTGGGCATCGTCTATCTCAACGTGCTCTTCAACGAATGGAACAACCTCTTTTATACGTCGCTGCAGGAAAAAGATGTGGCCGCCTTTTTCAGACTCCTGGGAAGATTTACAATCCTGGCCGTCATATTCATCATCGTGGCCGTCTACCAGATCTATCTGCGCCAGATGCTTCAAATTCGCTGGAGGCGTTGGCTGACCGAACGCTGTACGCACCGCTGGCTCACCCCGCATAACGCCTACCGGCTCCGGTTTGAAAACGGTCTGACCGACAACCCCGACCAACGCATCAGCGAGGACATCGGGCAATTTGTGGAGCAAACCCTTTCCCTGTCCCTGGGATTTATCGAATCCGTGGTGTCGCTGGCTTCCTTTTCCGTAATCCTGTGGAACCTCTCGGGCGACATCCATCTTCTGAACCTGCCCATCCCGGGGTCCATGCTGTGGGCCGCCCTGCTCTACGCCGGAGCGGGGTCGCTCCTGACGCATTACATCGGCCGCCCGCTGATCAGGCTCAACTTTCTCCAGCAACGCTACGAGGCCGATTACCGTTTCAACCTGGTGCGGGTACGAGAGAACGCCGAGGCCATCGGACTCTACGGCGGCGAAAAGCAGGAGGCCGACGAGCTGTCCTTCCGTTTCCGCAACGTGGTGATGAACTGGTGGGACATCATGCGACGCCAGAAACGTCTGACCTGGTTTTCCGCAGGCTATTCCCAGGCAGCCGTCATCTTCCCTTTTCTCGTCGCCTCGCCGCTCTATTTTTCCGGAAGCATCCAGCTTGGCGGCCTCATGCAGACCGCCTCGGCCTTTGGCCATGTCCAGTCCGCGCTGTCCTGGTTCATCGACGCATACACGCGACTCGCGGCGTGGAAAGCCACGGTGGACCGCCTGACCGGCTTTGAGGCGGCGTTGGAGAACCTTGCCGCACGGCGGGGCGAGGGGCTCGACCGCGAACACGACCCCGCCGCGACGGGCATGCACCTCCACGACCTGCGGTTGTCTCTGCCTCACGATGGCACACTGCTTTCCGGGACTTCATTCACCCTGTCTCCCGGGGAACGGGTCATGCTCACCGGGCCGTCAGGTTGTGGCAAATCCACCCTGTTTCGGGCCCTCGGCGGTCTTTGGCCCTTTGCCGGGGGCCGTCTCGTCATGCCTGAAAACGAACGGATTCTCTTCTTGCCCCAAAAGCCCTACCTCCCGATCACCACCCTGGCCGACGCCGCAGCCTATCCGGACGCAGCAGACCGCCATGGCCCGGAAACGATCGCGGCGGCGCTCACCGACTGCGGCCTGTCCCACCTGACAAGCCTCCTGGACGAAGAACGCCACTGGGACCAGACGCTTTCCGTCGGCGAACAGCAGCGCCTGAGTTTCGCGCGGGCGCTGCTGATCGCGCCGCGATGGCTGTTTTGCGACGAAGCCACCTCGGCCCTTGACGAGACCTCCGAGAAGGCCCTGTACAGCCTGCTTGTCACCCGCCTGCCGGAGACAGCCATTTTGAGCATCTCCCACCGCCCTGCCCTTGCAGCCTTCCATCATCGGGTAGCCAGATTCGTGCCGACAGGCGGCGCCCCGGCCTGGAGGCTGGAGACCGGGATGATCGCGGAAAACCCGGCCGTCGGGTAA
- the hemC gene encoding hydroxymethylbilane synthase has protein sequence MKKRIVIATRGSKLALWQANHVADRLRKAHPGLETELLKIKTKGDKILDVPLAKVGGKGLFVKEIEEALLDGRADVAVHSMKDVPADQPGGLVLGVVPEREELHDVLLTRGEASLAALPPGSRVGTSSLRRKSQLLMRRRDLDIADLRGNLDTRVGKLLSGEFAAIIVAGAGLNRLGLSAPGRVPLTPPDFLPAAGQGALGIEYRVGDAETAGLVAFLDHPDTRDAVFAERGFLCGLDGGCQVPISAWAVIDGDAVTLTGMVSDVAGERVVRETATGPRNEAEALGRRVAATVLARGGKAILDELYAGQRA, from the coding sequence ATGAAAAAACGCATCGTCATCGCCACCCGGGGCAGCAAGCTGGCCCTGTGGCAGGCCAACCACGTGGCCGACCGGCTTCGGAAGGCCCATCCGGGCCTGGAAACCGAGCTATTAAAGATCAAGACCAAGGGCGACAAGATCCTGGACGTGCCCCTGGCCAAGGTCGGCGGCAAGGGACTTTTCGTGAAAGAGATCGAAGAGGCCCTGCTGGACGGCCGGGCCGACGTGGCCGTGCACAGCATGAAGGACGTGCCCGCCGACCAGCCAGGGGGGCTGGTGCTGGGGGTCGTGCCCGAACGCGAGGAGCTGCATGACGTGCTTTTGACCCGGGGCGAGGCGTCGCTTGCCGCCCTGCCCCCCGGTTCCCGGGTGGGCACCAGCAGCCTGCGGCGCAAGTCGCAACTGCTCATGCGCCGCCGGGATCTGGACATCGCGGACCTGCGCGGCAACCTGGACACCCGGGTGGGCAAGCTTTTAAGCGGGGAATTCGCGGCCATCATCGTGGCCGGGGCGGGCCTGAACCGCCTGGGGCTGTCCGCGCCGGGACGCGTCCCTCTGACGCCGCCGGATTTTCTGCCTGCCGCCGGGCAGGGCGCGCTTGGCATCGAATACCGGGTAGGCGATGCGGAAACCGCCGGGCTGGTGGCCTTTCTGGACCATCCGGACACCCGCGACGCGGTCTTCGCCGAACGCGGGTTTCTGTGCGGCCTGGACGGCGGCTGCCAGGTGCCGATCTCGGCCTGGGCGGTCATCGACGGCGACGCCGTGACGCTTACAGGCATGGTCTCGGACGTGGCCGGAGAGCGCGTGGTGCGCGAGACGGCCACGGGCCCCCGGAACGAGGCCGAGGCCCTGGGACGCCGGGTGGCGGCCACGGTCCTGGCCCGGGGCGGCAAAGCAATTTTGGACGAGCTGTACGCCGGGCAACGGGCGTAG
- a CDS encoding FmdB family zinc ribbon protein, with translation MPIYEYVCRACGAQFEDIVSADAPAPACPKCKAQKTEKLLSCCRVGRGSSETGFTATAPRASSGGCAGCSGGNCSTCG, from the coding sequence ATGCCCATCTATGAATACGTCTGCCGGGCCTGCGGGGCCCAGTTCGAGGACATCGTGTCCGCCGATGCACCGGCCCCGGCCTGCCCCAAGTGCAAGGCCCAAAAGACCGAAAAGCTTCTGTCCTGCTGCCGCGTCGGCCGGGGCTCCAGCGAGACGGGATTCACCGCCACCGCGCCCCGGGCCTCCTCGGGAGGCTGCGCCGGATGCTCCGGCGGCAACTGCTCCACCTGCGGCTAG